A window from Mycobacterium saskatchewanense encodes these proteins:
- a CDS encoding MMPL/RND family transporter — protein sequence MIVGGRLLNRTGEYSARLAALGAFTTRHKTLLIGAWIGMAAVFIVAVPPLETVVRQQSVQLLPNDAPSFQALDRMTTAFGERGAKTSIVVAMEDPAGLTPSVLQRYDRLVAALRSDKSHVLLVQDLLGDPTTRTRAVSKDGKAWFLPVGIAGTLGDPRSADSVDAVRASAASAFAGSRTVSHVTGPAATFRDQWASGEGELLVISVATAALIALILLLVYRSVATALLPLVVIGASVAVGRGVLSALGEIGLPVSQFTIAFMTAVLLGAGTDYSVFLISRYHEHRRSGTAPEPAIVQACGSVGRVILASAATVALALASMVFARLSAFQGVGPACAVAVLIGFLATVTLLPPLLALAAKRGIGDPRPDLSRGYWNRIAVLVVRRPVPLLVASLVILLALGGVVATMTISYDDRTGQPAGTGSNQGYRLLDRHFPKDTVINEFLLIQSDTDMRTAKGLADLDALAARVAQLPGVTRVSGVTRPTGERLDEARLSWQNGQLGDKMGKAVADGQAHRDDLTKLTNGADQLADGLGRLDTTLRRALTPLTELLSRAERGGPKLQTARPLLQQLTATAPAVDQAARTGSGLRPLAQQAATAIAAIDPLAEGLNTSPWCATTPQCAQLRDETQVLVTLRNGGFFDRVAELSDQFGDNTTLAGTLADIQGAAAAMQQSLGVAGDPADIVGNVRRLQDGVSRLASGAQALATGVHTLADNNIQLLGGMSQIAAQLQSSARAGSDTASGFYLPPDAFENHQFSEMASQFMSRDGRTARFAVASSYDPYSADAMALDQTIIDTADAARPNTSLAGATVSIAGFTALNSDLQRLLAADFGRLATTTLLIVGVVLILLLRAVVAPLYLLGTVALNYFAALGLGVLVFQHMFGHAIAWPVPLLAFILLIAVGADYNMLVISRLREESAQSARVGVLRTVAKTGSVITSAGLIFAASMFGLMFGSLDMMVQAGFVIGCGLLLDTFVVRTLTVPAIATLIGENSWWPHRKLEFRRRGFGALLDAQHHPANHGSV from the coding sequence ATGATCGTAGGGGGACGATTGCTCAATCGCACCGGGGAATACAGCGCGCGTCTTGCCGCCTTGGGCGCGTTCACCACCCGACACAAAACGCTGCTGATCGGCGCGTGGATCGGCATGGCCGCGGTCTTCATAGTCGCCGTCCCGCCGCTCGAGACCGTCGTGCGTCAGCAGTCGGTACAGCTGCTACCGAACGACGCGCCGTCGTTTCAAGCGCTCGACCGCATGACGACGGCATTCGGCGAGCGGGGCGCGAAGACCTCGATCGTGGTGGCGATGGAGGACCCCGCGGGTCTGACCCCCTCGGTGCTACAACGCTACGACCGGCTCGTGGCGGCACTGCGCTCCGACAAATCACACGTTCTGCTGGTGCAGGACCTGCTCGGCGACCCGACCACCAGAACCCGCGCGGTCAGCAAAGACGGGAAAGCGTGGTTCCTGCCGGTCGGTATCGCCGGCACGCTCGGCGACCCCAGGTCGGCCGACTCGGTCGACGCCGTGCGCGCGAGCGCAGCCTCTGCGTTCGCTGGATCGCGGACGGTCTCGCACGTCACCGGTCCGGCCGCGACCTTCCGCGATCAATGGGCTTCCGGAGAGGGCGAGCTGCTTGTCATCTCGGTGGCCACCGCCGCCCTGATCGCGCTCATCCTGTTGCTCGTCTACCGCTCCGTGGCCACCGCCCTGCTGCCGCTGGTGGTGATCGGCGCGAGTGTGGCCGTCGGCCGGGGCGTGCTGTCGGCGTTGGGTGAAATCGGGTTGCCGGTTTCGCAATTCACCATCGCGTTCATGACGGCCGTCCTCCTGGGCGCCGGTACCGACTACAGCGTCTTCCTGATCAGCCGCTACCACGAGCATCGACGAAGCGGCACCGCCCCGGAACCGGCCATCGTCCAAGCCTGCGGCAGCGTCGGTCGCGTCATCTTGGCCTCGGCGGCCACCGTCGCATTAGCGTTGGCCTCCATGGTGTTTGCGCGCCTGAGCGCCTTTCAGGGCGTTGGTCCCGCCTGCGCCGTCGCGGTGCTGATCGGATTCCTGGCCACCGTCACGCTGCTCCCGCCCCTGCTGGCATTGGCGGCCAAACGCGGCATCGGAGATCCCCGCCCAGACCTGTCCCGCGGCTACTGGAATCGGATTGCCGTGTTGGTCGTGCGACGGCCGGTGCCGTTGCTGGTGGCAAGCCTGGTGATCTTGCTCGCGCTGGGCGGCGTCGTGGCCACCATGACGATCAGCTACGACGACCGCACCGGGCAACCGGCCGGCACCGGAAGCAACCAGGGATATCGGCTGCTGGATCGCCATTTCCCCAAAGACACCGTCATCAACGAGTTCCTCTTGATTCAATCCGACACCGACATGCGCACGGCGAAAGGCCTCGCCGACCTCGATGCCCTGGCCGCGCGGGTCGCGCAGCTCCCCGGGGTCACCCGGGTCTCCGGGGTGACCCGCCCCACCGGGGAGCGGCTGGATGAGGCTCGATTGTCCTGGCAGAACGGGCAACTGGGCGACAAGATGGGCAAGGCCGTCGCCGACGGGCAAGCCCACCGGGACGATCTCACGAAACTCACGAACGGGGCCGACCAGCTCGCCGACGGCCTGGGCCGGCTCGACACCACCCTGCGTCGCGCGCTCACCCCACTGACCGAACTCCTGAGCCGAGCCGAAAGAGGAGGCCCCAAGCTCCAGACCGCCCGTCCCCTGCTGCAACAGCTCACCGCCACCGCACCCGCCGTGGATCAAGCCGCACGCACCGGTTCGGGTCTACGGCCCCTTGCCCAACAGGCCGCCACCGCCATCGCGGCCATCGATCCCCTCGCAGAGGGTCTCAACACTTCACCGTGGTGCGCCACCACACCGCAGTGCGCCCAACTCCGCGACGAGACGCAGGTGCTGGTCACCCTGCGCAACGGCGGATTCTTCGACCGGGTCGCGGAGCTCAGCGATCAGTTCGGCGACAACACCACCCTGGCCGGCACGCTGGCCGACATCCAAGGCGCCGCCGCCGCCATGCAGCAGTCCCTCGGCGTGGCCGGCGACCCCGCTGACATCGTCGGCAACGTCCGCCGACTGCAAGACGGCGTGAGCCGACTCGCCTCGGGCGCCCAGGCGTTGGCCACCGGCGTGCACACCCTTGCCGACAACAACATCCAGCTGCTCGGCGGCATGAGCCAGATAGCCGCCCAGCTGCAGAGCTCCGCCCGCGCGGGATCGGACACCGCCTCGGGTTTCTACCTGCCGCCGGACGCCTTTGAGAATCACCAATTCAGTGAGATGGCAAGCCAATTCATGTCACGGGACGGTCGCACCGCGCGGTTCGCCGTCGCGTCCTCGTACGATCCCTACTCCGCCGACGCGATGGCGCTGGACCAAACCATCATCGACACCGCCGACGCCGCCCGGCCCAACACCTCGTTGGCCGGGGCCACCGTCTCTATCGCCGGGTTCACCGCACTCAACTCCGACCTCCAACGCCTGCTGGCGGCGGACTTCGGTCGCCTGGCCACCACCACCCTGCTCATCGTGGGCGTCGTCCTGATCCTGTTGCTGCGGGCCGTGGTTGCCCCGCTCTACCTACTGGGCACCGTCGCGCTGAATTATTTCGCCGCCCTGGGCCTCGGAGTGCTGGTATTCCAGCACATGTTCGGTCACGCGATCGCGTGGCCCGTCCCCCTGTTGGCGTTCATCCTCCTGATCGCGGTGGGTGCCGACTACAACATGCTGGTCATCTCCCGCCTACGCGAGGAGTCCGCGCAGAGCGCGCGCGTCGGCGTCCTGCGCACGGTGGCCAAAACCGGCTCCGTGATCACCTCGGCGGGCTTGATCTTCGCCGCGAGCATGTTCGGCCTGATGTTCGGTTCCC